A region of Athene noctua chromosome 12, bAthNoc1.hap1.1, whole genome shotgun sequence DNA encodes the following proteins:
- the LOC141965187 gene encoding protocadherin gamma-B5-like — translation MAGGRRQSRRRAAGPVLLPALLLGLCCRAAPERIRYAIPEELGRGSLVGPLARDLGLSPAELPARKLRVATAAERQLKYFSVSAESGELYVSERLDREEMCGEAASCSVSFEALVQNPLNVFHVEVDIQDVNDNSPRFLRDTFHLEINEFTSPGARYYLGMAEDPDVGSNALQGYELEKNGYFAVEVKQSQDGSKFAELVLRRALDRESEQSLRLVLTALDGGDPPRSGTAQLCINVTDANDNAPVFAQDRYRASLREDAPPGSTVLHVSASDADAGFNARITYGFGETPAKVLQKFVVDAESGTVTLREALDFEETRAFSLAVEARDGGGLVAHCEVEVEVLDVNDNAPEITLLSVSSPVPEDAPVGTVVALLNVMDRDSGENGQVSCELSGEAPLSLVASSSGGSYKVVTASALDREQAGEHRVTVVARDRGSPALSGRAALVLEVSDVNDNAPVFEEAAYSAYVAENNAAGAPVLRVRARDADAGANGRVSYWLAGGSAGAAPYVSVEARSGAVYAQRSFDYEQCREFAVAVRAQDGGAPARSSTATVRVFVLDRNDNAPRVLWPAAGAGPGAVAAGPAPFEVVPRSAEAGYLVAKVVAVDADAGRNAWLSYELVQAPEPALFRVGPHSGEVRTARAVSERDAAKQRLVAVVKDHGQPALSATATLHVVLAESLQEALPELSERAAGADSAAELQFYLVLALALLSALFLLSVALAVLARLRRAGPPAVLRCLGAQRFSAAGAAFPADFCEGTLPYSYNLCAAPGRAVAEGAWLPPPLPSLPAEELLGGERCGKRSPSSSAGAGEPPAEPDAPQVCEPARSRSSPSAGRSRRASGPGSSAAAVRGERSSGCPGGKERAGDAPCSASRQAAAALRALPAAAGSASPDKF, via the coding sequence atggcgggcgggcggcggcagagCCGGCGGCGAGCAGCCgggccagtgctgctgcccgCTCTGCTGCTGGGCTTGTGCTGCCGGGCGGCGCCGGAGCGGATCCGCTACGCCATCCCcgaggagctgggcagaggctcGCTGGTGGGGCCGCTGGCGCGGGACCTGGGGCTGAGCCCGGCGGAGCTGCCGGCACGCAAGCTGCGGGTGGCGACTGCCGCTGAAAGGCAGCTGAAATACTTCTCGGTGAGCGCGGAGAGCGGGGAGCTGTACGTGAGCGAGAGGCTGGACCGGGAGGAGATGTGCGGCGAGGCGGCGTCCTGCTCCGTCAGCTTCGAGGCGCTGGTGCAGAACCCGCTCAACGTTTTCCACGTCGAGGTGGACATCCAGGACGTCAACGACAACTCCCCGCGCTTCCTGCGGGACACTTTCCATCTGGAGATCAACGAGTTTACTTCTCCCGGCGCCCGCTATTATTTAGGCATGGCCGAGGACCCGGACGTGGGCAGCAACGCGCTGCAGGGCTACGAGCTGGAGAAAAACGGGTACTTCGCGGTGGAGGTGAAGCAGAGCCAAGACGGCAGCAAGTTCGCGGAGCTGGTGCTGCGCCGGGCGCTGGACCGGGAGAGCGAGCAGAGCCTGCGGCTGGTGCTGACGGCGCTGGACGGCGGCGACCCGCCCCGGAGCGGCACCGCCCAGCTCTGCATCAACGTCACCGACgccaacgacaacgcgcccgtgTTCGCGCAGGACCGGTACCGCGCCAGCCTGCGCGAGGACGCGCCGCCGGGCTCGACGGTGCTGCACGTGTCCGCCTCCGACGCCGACGCGGGCTTCAACGCCCGGATCACCTACGGCTTCGGGGAAACGCCGGCCAAGGTGCTTCAGAAGTTCGTGGTGGACGCGGAGAGCGGGACGGTCACGCTGCGGGAGGCGCTGGACTTCGAGGAGACACGCGCGTTCAGCCTGGCCGTGGAGGCGAGGGACGGCGGCGGCCTGGTGGCCCACTgcgaggtggaggtggaggtgctggacgtgaacgacaacgcgcccgaaATCACGCTGTTGTCGGTGTCGAGCCCGGTGCCCGAGGACGCGCCGGTGGGCACGGTGGTGGCCCTGCTGAACGTGATGGACCGCGACTCCGGGGAGAACGGTCAGGTGTCGTGCGAGCTGTCGGGCGAGGCGCCGCTGTCGCTGGTGGCGTCGTCGTCGGGCGGCTCGTACAAGGTGGTGACGGCGAGCGCGCTGGACCGGGAGCAGGCGGGCGAGCACCGCGTGACGGTGGTGGCCCGCGACCGGGGCAGCCCGGCGCTGTCCGGGCGCGCGGCGCTGGTGCTGGAGGTGtcggacgtgaacgacaacgcgccggtgTTCGAGGAGGCCGCCTACAGCGCCTACGTGGCGGAGAACAACGCGGCGGGCGCGCCGGTGCTGCGCGTGCGCGCGCGGGACGCGGACGCGGGCGCCAACGGGCGCGTGAGCTACtggctggcgggcggcagcgcgggcgcgGCGCCCTACGTGTCGGTggaggcgcggagcggcgcggtgTACGCGCAGCGCTCCTTCGACTACGAGCAGTGCCGCGAGTTCGCGGTGGCGGTGCGGGCGCAGGACGGCGGGGCGCCGGCGCGGAGCTCGACGGCCACGGTGCGCGTCTTCGTGCTGGACCGCAACGACAACGCGCCGCGGGTGCTgtggccggcggcgggcgcggggccgggcgcggtcgcggcggggccggcgccgttCGAGGTGGTGCCGCGGTCGGCCGAGGCCGGGTACCTGGTGGCCAAGGTGGTGGCGGTGGACGCGGACGCGGGTCGCAACGCGTGGCTGTCGTACGAGCTGGTGCAGGCGCCGGAGCCGGCGCTGTTCCGCGTGGGGCCGCACAGCGGCGAGGTGCGGACGGCGCGCGCCGTGTCGGAGCGGGACGCGGCCAAGCAGCGGCTGGTGGCCGTGGTGAAGGACCACGGGCAGCCGGCGCTGtcggccacggccacgctgcaCGTGGTGCTGGCCGAGAGCTTGCAGGAGGCGCTGCCGGAGCTGAgcgagcgggcggcgggcgccgACTCGGCGGCGGAGCTGCAGTTCTACCTGGTGCTGGCGCTGGCGCTCCTCTCCGCCCTGTTCCTGCTGAGCGTGGCGCTGGCCGTGCTGGcgcggctgcgccgggccgggccgcccgccgtcCTGCGCTGCCTGGGCGCGCAGCGCTtctccgcggccggcgccgccttCCCGGCCGACTTCTGCGAGGGCACCTTGCCCTACTCCTACAACCTGtgcgcggcgccgggccgcgccgtggCCGAGGGCGCttggctgccgccgccgctgcccagcCTGCCCGCGGAGGAGCTTCTCGGCGGGGAGCGCTGCGGGAAGCGGAGCCCGAGCAGCAGCGCCGGCGCGGGAGAGCCGCCCGCCGAGCCCGACGCACCGCAGGTCTGTGAGCCCGCGCGCTCTCGCTCTTCCCCTTCGGCCGGGCGGAGCCGTCGTGCCTCTGGCCCGGGCTCTTCCGCGGCTGCTGTGCGCGGGGAGCGCTCCTCCGGCTGCCCGGGAGGGAAGGAACGAGCGGGGGATGCCCcttgctctgccagcaggcaggcagccgcGGCACTCCGTGCTCTGCCGGCGGCCGCAGGCTCAGCTTCACCCGACAAATTCTGA
- the LOC141965224 gene encoding protocadherin gamma-A10-like, whose product MSARRKEELSGRDGSAGAPRRAGSDVCVGGAGAVPARCPWAGPGGQRSAALGACSAGRRLRAPLLTEEEREEGRSAAGSPARCGPARSLARWLARRPGGLRASPRCGAVLQRGGGAGGSGRGRPQGAAAGEGRRRRIRIQSREREPEPEPEPEATRRAAAGRCRRCCGAPGAAAEMCAAGRRRGRRERALLWCVLVAAWEAAWGQLRYSVPEEMPKGSFVGDVAKDLGLELTALRDRGLRVVSAGRTQYFSLHGKTGHLVTAERIDREQLCETVQRCVLRCEVIVEGEMQVYGIEVEITDINDNAPSFKETELEERMSETTSPGSRFPLVEAHDPDSGANSLQRYELSGDEHFSLAVRAGPGGDQRPELVLAKALDREEAAFHELVLRASDGGDPARTGTARIRVAVLDANDNAPVFGQAEYTVRVPEDVPVGSTLLTVTATDADEGINGHVKYSMKKITEKASIIFRLDAETGEIELVRSLDFEAAALYELEVQARDVGELFDTAKVAITVTDINDNAPEISVRSALSEISEDAPSGTVVALLHVQDRDSGANGEVRCSIAENLPFRLERSLGDYYRVVTSRQLDREEVAEYNVTVRAADGGSPALRSSAVLALRVLDVNDNAPVFAEARYSARLPENNAAGALVLTVRAADADWGQNARVRYRLSEGRVRGAPLSSYVSVQAETGALYALRSFDYEEVREVGLWVRAEDGGAPALSSNVSVRLVIVDENDNAPQVLYPPPAPGPGAGPGAGWAGVELAPRSAEPGALVAKVVAVDADAGQNAWLSYELAKATEPGLFRVGLHSGEVRTARFPLARDAARQSLVVVVKDHGRPALSATATLTVVLAESVAELLSELGSAAAAPGEPAGSLTRWLVVAVAAVSCLFLAFLLLLLALRLRRWRRSQLLAAGSGALRGVPASHFVGIDGVRAFLRSYSHEVSLTADSRKSQLRLSAGSCCDTLPARPPPDEPAPLLGEDPAAAPVSSRARTSRLRDASLCCCSGLAAPRPARCGGGSRSQAGSASRGTAPAAAASGWREGSVGPGLSAAAAAGRGTRGSLSVKAPHTVCSSASTDSSVHFGHQNAVCVKYLLLNGKTIPRRSCEFLVACGKFRGWVSSELHAPD is encoded by the exons ATGTCggcgaggaggaaggaggagctgTCGGGGAGAGACGGCAGCGCAGGAGCTCCCCGCCGGGCGGGCAGCGATGTCTGTGTCGGTGGCGCCGGTGCCGTCCCCGCGAGGTGTccgtgggcagggccgggcgggcagcgctcGGCAGCGCTCGGTGCCTGCAGTGCCGGGAGGAGGCTGCGGGCGCCGCTGTTGACCGAGGAGGAGCGAGAGGAAGGCCGGAGCGCTGCAGGCAGCCCCGCCCGCTGCGGCCcggctcgctcgctcgctcgctggCTGGCTCGGCGGCCGGGCGGTCTGCGAGCGTCCCCGCGGTGCGGAGCCGTGCTGCAGCGaggcggaggggccggcggcagcggccggggccggcCACAGGGAGCGGCAGCcggagagggaagaaggaggaggatcaGGATCCAGAGCCGTGAAcgggagccggagccggagccagAGCCAGAAGCGActcggcgggcggcggcgggtcggTGTCGGCGGTGTTGCGGGGCCCCAGGGGCCGCGGCGGAGATGTgcgcggcggggaggcgccggggccggcgggagcgagCCCTGCTGTGGTGCGTGCTGGTGGCGGCGTGGGAGGCGGCGTGGGGGCAGCTGCGCTACTCGGTTCCCGAGGAGATGCCCAAGGGCTCGTTCGTGGGCGACGTGGCCAAGGacctggggctggagctgacGGCGCTCCGCGACCGCGGCCTCCGCGTTGTCTCCGCAGGGAGGACGCAGTATTTCTCCCTGCACGGGAAGACGGGACACTTGGTGACGGCGGAGAGGATCGACAGAGAGCAGCTGTGCGAGACGGTGCAGCGATGCGTGCTGCGGTGTGAGGTGATAGTGGAGGGGGAAATGCAGGTTTACGGAATCGAAGTGGAAATCACGGACATTAACGACAACGCTCCCAGCTTCAAGGAAACTGAACTGGAGGAGAGAATGAGCGAGACGACATCGCCGGGGTCGCGGTTTCCCCTGGTCGAGGCTCACGACCCGGACTCGGGAGCGAATTCCCTGCAGCGCTACGAGCTGAGCGGCGACGAGCACTTCTCGCTGGCCGTGcgggcgggccccggcggggACCAGCGTCCCGAGCTGGTGCTGGCGAAGGCGCTGGACCGCGAGGAGGCGGCGTTTCACGAGCTGGTGCTGAGGGCGAGCGACGGCGGCGACCCGGCGCGGACGGGCACGGCGCGGATCCGCGTGGCGGTGCTGGACgccaacgacaacgcgcccgtgTTCGGCCAGGCGGAGTACACGGTGCGTGTGCCGGAGGACGTGCCCGTGGGCTCCACCCTCCTCACCGTCACGGCCACCGACGCCGACGAGGGGATCAACGGGCACGTGAAGTACTCGAtgaagaaaatcacagaaaaagcGTCAATAATTTTCCGTCTGGACGCCGAAACGGGAGAGATCGAGCTGGTGCGGAGCCTGGACTTCGAGGCAGCGGCTCTATACGAACTGGAGGTCCAAGCACGGGATGTCGGCGAGCTTTTCGACACAGCAAAAGTGGCGATCACGGTGACAGACATAAACGACAACGCGCCCGAGATTTCGGTGCGGTCGGCGCTGAGCGAGATCTCAGAGGACGCCCCGTCGGGGACGGTGGTGGCCCTGCTGCACGTGCAGGACCGCGACTCGGGGGCGAACGGCGAGGTGCGGTGCAGCATCGCGGAGAACCTCCCGTTCCGGCTGGAGAGGTCGTTGGGGGACTACTACCGCGTGGTGACGTCGAGGCAGCTGGACCGGGAGGAGGTGGCGGAGTACAACGTGACGGTGCGGGCGGCCGACGGCGGGTCGCCGGCGCTGCGGAGCAGCGCGGTGCTGGCGCTGCGGGTgctggacgtgaacgacaacgcgccggtgTTCGCGGAGGCGCGCTACAGCGCCCGGCTGCCCGAGAACAACGCGGCGGGCGCGCTGGTGCTGACGGTGCGCGCGGCGGACGCGGACTGGGGGCAGAACGCGCGCGTGCGGTACCGGCTGTCGGAGGGGCGGGTGCGGGGCGCGCCGCTCTCGTCCTACGTGTCGGTGCAGGCGGAGACGGGCGCGCTGTACGCGCTGCGCTCCTTCGACTACGAGGAGGTGCGCGAGGTGGGGCTGTGGGTGCGGGCGGAGGACGGCGGCGCGCCGGCGCTGAGCAGCAACGTGTCGGTGCGGCTCGTGATCGTGGAcgagaacgacaacgcgccgcAGGTGCTGTACCCGccgccggcgccggggccgggcgcggggccgggcgcgggctgGGCGGGCGTGGAGCTGGCGCCGCGCTCGGCGGAGCCCGGGGCGCTGGTGGCCAAGGTGGTGGCGGTGGACGCGGACGCGGGGCAGAACGCGTGGCTGTCGTACGAGCTGGCCAAGGCGACGGAGCCGGGGCTGTTCCGCGTGGGGCTGCACAGCGGCGAGGTGCGCACGGCGCGCTTCCCGCTGGCCCGCGACGCGGCGCggcagagcctggtggtggtggtgaaggaccACGGGCGGCCGGCGCTGTCGGCCACGGCCACGCTGACGGTGGTGCTGGCCGAGAGCGTGGCCGAGCTGCTGTCGGAGctgggcagcgcggcggcggcgccgggcgagcCGGCCGGCAGCCTGACgcggtggctggtggtggccgtGGCGGCCGTGTCCTGCCTCTTCCtcgccttcctgctgctgctgctggcgctgcgcCTGCGGCGGTGGCGCCGCTCGCAGCTgctggcggcgggcagcggcgccttGCGCGGCGTGCCGGCCTCGCACTTCGTGGGCATCGACGGCGTCCGCGCCTTCCTGCGCTCCTACTCGCACGAGGTGTCGCTCACGGCCGACTCGCGCAAGAGCCAGCTCCGCTTGTCGGCCGGCAGCTGCTGCGACaccctcccggcccggccgccgcccgacGAGCCCGCGCCGCTGCTCGGGGAGgaccccgccgctgccccggtgAGTTCCCGTGCCCGGACTTCCCGGCTCCGCGACGCTTCGCTCTGCTGCTGCTCGGGCCTGGCCGCGCCGCGTCCCGCCCGCTGCGGAGGGGGGTCTcgctcccaggcaggcagcgctTCCCGCGGCACCGCGCCGGCTGCCGCTGCCTCTGGCTGGCGGGAGGGGAGCGTGGGACCGGGGCTcagcgctgccgctgctgccggcCGCGGGACAAGGGGCTCACTGTCG GTGAAAGCTCCTCACACAGTGTGTTCCTCAGCCAGTACTGACAGCAGTGTCCATTTTGGGCACCAGAATGCAGTGTGCGTGAAGTACCTCTTGCTCAACGGGAAGACCATTCCCAGACGTTCCTGCGAATTCCTTGTTGCTTGCGGGAAATTCCGTGGTTGGGTCAGTAGTGAGCTCCATGCTCCGGACTGA
- the LOC141965181 gene encoding protocadherin gamma-B5-like produces MAGGRRQSRRRAAGPVLLPALLLGLCCRAAPERIRYAIPEELGRGSLVGPLARDLGLSPAELPARKLRVATAAERQLKYFSVSAESGELYVSERLDREEMCGEAASCSVSFEALVQNPLNVFHVEVDIQDVNDNSPRFSKAALDLEIAEWIHPGARFPLEMAEDADVGSNALLTYQLSSHPSFTLAMKEGPGGNKHPELVLESALDREKQSSFQLVLTALDGGEPVRSGTVQVRVNVTDANDNAPVFAQSIYKIQVRENVPAGSLVLRVRATDADAGSNGRVSYSFGNVPDIVRALFSVDGESGEMRTAGPLDFEEKSKYSFGLVARDGGGLSGHCDVEIDITDENDNAPEITLLSVSSPVPEDAPVGTVVALVNVMDRDSGENGQVSCELSGEAPLSLVASSSGGSYKVVTASALDREQAGEHRVTVVARDRGSPALSGRAALVLEVSDVNDNAPVFEEAAYSAYVAENNAAGAPVLRVRARDADAGANGRVSYWLAGGSAGAAPYVSVEARSGAVYAQRSFDYEQCREFAVAVRAQDGGAPARSSTATVRVFVLDRNDNAPRVLWPAAGAGPGAVAAGPAPFEVVPRSAEAGYLVAKVVAVDADAGRNAWLSYELVQAPEPALFRVGPHSGEVRTARAVSERDAAKQRLVAVVKDHGQPALSATATLHVVLAESLQEALPELSERAAGADSAAELQFYLVLALALLSALFLLSVALAVLARLRRAGPPAVLRCLGAQRFSAAGAAFPADFCEGTLPYSYNLCAAPGRAVAEGAWLPPPPPLPSLPAEELLGGERCGKRSPSSSAGAGEPPAEPDAPQVCEPARSRSSPSAGRSRRASGPGSSAAAVRGERSSGCPGGKERAGDAPCSASRQAAAALRALPAAAGSASPDKF; encoded by the coding sequence atggcgggcgggcggcggcagagCCGGCGGCGAGCAGCCgggccagtgctgctgcccgCTCTGCTGCTGGGCTTGTGCTGCCGGGCGGCGCCGGAGCGGATCCGCTACGCCATCCCcgaggagctgggcagaggctcGCTGGTGGGGCCGCTGGCGCGGGACCTGGGGCTGAGCCCGGCGGAGCTGCCGGCACGCAAGCTGCGGGTGGCGACTGCCGCTGAAAGGCAGCTGAAATACTTCTCGGTGAGCGCGGAGAGCGGGGAGCTGTACGTGAGCGAGAGGCTGGACCGGGAGGAGATGTGCGGCGAGGCGGCGTCCTGCTCCGTCAGCTTCGAGGCGCTGGTGCAGAACCCGCTCAACGTTTTCCACGTCGAGGTGGACATCCAGGACGTCAACGACAACTCCCCGCGCTTCAGCAAGGCTGCTCTGGATCTCGAGATCGCTGAATGGATCCATCCCGGGGCGCGTTTCCCGCTGGAGATGGCTGAAGACGCGGACGTGGGGAGCAACGCGCTGCTGACTTACCAGCTCAGCAGCCACCCGTCCTTCACCCTGGCCATGAAGGAGGGCCCGGGTGGAAATAAGCACCCGGAGTTGGTGCTGGAGAGCGCGCTGGACCGGGAGAAGCAGAGCTCCTTCCAGCTGGTGCTGACGGCGCTGGACGGCGGGGAACCAGTGAGGTCCGGGACTGTGCAAGTTCGCGTCAACGTGACGGACgccaacgacaacgcgcccgtgTTCGCACAAAGCATCTACAAGATACAAGTGCGGGAGAACGTGCCGGCGGGGTCGCTGGTGCTGCGGGTGCGGGCCACGGATGCGGACGCGGGATCCAACGGGCGGGTCTCCTACTCCTTCGGCAACGTCCCGGACATTGTCCGCGCGCTGTTCAGCGTCGACGGGGAGAGCGGCGAGATGAGGACTGCGGGGCCCCTCGATTTCGAAGAGAAGAGCAAGTACAGCTTCGGCCTGGTGGCGAGGGACGGTGGCGGGCTCTCGGGTCACTGCGACGTGGAGATCGACATCACCGAcgagaacgacaacgcgcccgaaATCACGCTGTTGTCGGTGTCGAGCCCGGTGCCCGAGGACGCGCCGGTGGGCACGGTGGTGGCCCTGGTGAACGTGATGGACCGCGACTCCGGGGAGAACGGTCAGGTGTCGTGCGAGCTGTCGGGCGAGGCGCCGCTGTCGCTGGTGGCGTCGTCGTCGGGCGGCTCGTACAAGGTGGTGACGGCGAGCGCGCTGGACCGGGAGCAGGCGGGCGAGCACCGGGTGACGGTGGTGGCCCGCGACCGGGGCAGCCCGGCGCTGTCCGGGCGCGCGGCGCTGGTGCTGGAGGTGtcggacgtgaacgacaacgcgccggtgTTCGAGGAGGCCGCCTACAGCGCCTACGTGGCGGAGAACAACGCGGCGGGCGCGCCGGTGCTGCGCGTGCGCGCGCGGGACGCGGACGCGGGCGCCAACGGGCGCGTGAGCTACtggctggcgggcggcagcgcgggcgcgGCGCCCTACGTGTCGGTggaggcgcggagcggcgcggtgTACGCGCAGCGCTCCTTCGACTACGAGCAGTGCCGCGAGTTCGCGGTGGCGGTGCGGGCGCAGGACGGCGGGGCGCCGGCGCGGAGCTCGACGGCCACGGTGCGCGTCTTCGTGCTGGACCGCAACGACAACGCGCCGCGGGTGCTgtggccggcggcgggcgcggggccgggcgcggtcgcggcggggccggcgccgttCGAGGTGGTGCCGCGGTCGGCCGAGGCCGGGTACCTGGTGGCCAAGGTGGTGGCGGTGGACGCGGACGCGGGGCGCAACGCGTGGCTGTCGTACGAGCTGGTGCAGGCGCCGGAGCCGGCGCTGTTCCGCGTGGGGCCGCACAGCGGCGAGGTGCGGACGGCGCGCGCCGTGTCGGAGCGGGACGCGGCCAAGCAGCGGCTGGTGGCCGTGGTGAAGGACCACGGGCAGCCGGCGCTGtcggccacggccacgctgcaCGTGGTGCTGGCCGAGAGCTTGCAGGAGGCGCTGCCGGAGCTGAgcgagcgggcggcgggcgccgACTCGGCGGCGGAGCTGCAGTTCTACCTGGTGCTGGCGCTGGCGCTCCTCTCCGCCCTGTTCCTGCTGAGCGTGGCGCTGGCCGTGCTGGcgcggctgcgccgggccgggccgcccgccgtcCTGCGCTGCCTGGGCGCGCAGCGCTtctccgcggccggcgccgccttCCCGGCCGACTTCTGCGAGGGCACCTTGCCCTACTCCTACAACCTGtgcgcggcgccgggccgcgccgtggCCGAGGGCGCttggctgccgccgccgccgccgctgcccagcCTGCCCGCGGAGGAGCTTCTCGGCGGGGAGCGCTGCGGGAAGCGGAGCCCGAGCAGCAGCGCCGGCGCGGGAGAGCCGCCCGCCGAGCCCGACGCACCGCAGGTCTGTGAGCCCGCGCGCTCTCGCTCTTCCCCTTCGGCCGGGCGGAGCCGTCGTGCCTCTGGCCCGGGCTCTTCCGCGGCTGCTGTGCGCGGGGAGCGCTCCTCCGGCTGCCCGGGAGGGAAGGAACGAGCGGGGGATGCCCcttgctctgccagcaggcaggcagccgcGGCACTCCGTGCTCTGCCGGCGGCCGCAGGCTCAGCTTCACCCGACAAATTCTGA